The following proteins are co-located in the Macaca thibetana thibetana isolate TM-01 chromosome 6, ASM2454274v1, whole genome shotgun sequence genome:
- the TCF7 gene encoding transcription factor 7 isoform X7: MYKETVYSAFNLLMHYPPPSGAGQHPQPQPPLHKANQPPHGVPQLSLYDHFNSPHPTPAPADISQKQVHRPLQTPDLSGFYSLTSGSMGQLPHTVSWPSPPLYPLSPSCGYRQHFPAPTAAPGAPYPRFTHPSLMLGSSVPGHPAAIPHPAIVPPSGKQELQSFDRNLKTQAESKAEKEAKKPTIKKPLNAFMLYMKEMRAKVIAECTLKESAAINQILGRRWHALSREEQAKYYELARKERQLHMQLYPGWSARDNYGKKKRRSREKHQESTTDPGSPKKCRARFGLNQQTDWCGPCRWVCPHHRSPFALSCFPDSAQFPLGLQPPPLAPQPTSRLSRLGSPGLLRIVVNTEHSVWRRRLGSKCRRSGKKDRMFQKGRTDSRR, from the exons ATGTACAAAGAGACCGTCTACTCCGCCTTCAATCTGCTCATGCACTACCCACCCCCCTCGGGAGCAGGGCAGCACCCCCAGCCGCAGCCCCCGCTG CACAAGGCCAATCAGCCCCCCCATGGTGTCCCCCAACTCTCTCTCTACGACCATTTCAACAGcccacaccccacccctgcaCCTGCGGACATCAGCCAGAAGCAAG TTCACAGGCCTCTGCAGACCCCTGACCTCTCTGGCTTCTACTCCCTGACCTCAGGCAGCATGGGGCAGCTCCCCCACACTGTGAGCTG GCCCAGCCCTCCTCTCTACCCCTTGTCCCCTTCCTGCGGATATAgacagcacttccctgcccccactGCAGCCCCTGGCGCCCCCTACCCCAG GTTCACCCACCCGTCCTTGATGCTAGGTTCTAGTGTACCTGGTCACCCAGCAGCCATCCCCCACCCGGCCATTGTGCCCCCCTCAGGGAAGCAGGAGCTTCAGTCCTTCGACCGCAACCT GAAGACACAAGCAGAGTCCAAGGCAGAGAAGGAGGCCAAGAAGCCAACCATCAAGAAGCCCCTCAATGCCTTCATGCTGTACATGAAGGAGATGAGAGCCAAGGTCATCGCAGAGTGCACACTTAAGGAGAGTGCTGCCATCAACCAGATCCTGGGCCGCAGG TGGCATGCGCTGTCGCGAGAAGAGCAGGCCAAGTACTATGAGCTGGCCCGCAAGGAGAGGCAGCTGCACATGCAGCTATACCCAGGCTGGTCAGCGCGGGACAACTAT gggaagaagaagaggcgGTCGAGGGAAAAGCACCAAGAATCCACCACAG ACCCTGGCTCGCCTAAGAAATGCCGTGCTCGCTTTGGCCTCAACCAGCAGACGGATTGGTGTGGTCCGTGCAGGTGGGTTTGTCCCCACCATCGTTCTCCCTTTGCTTTAAGCTGCTTCCCTGACTCTGCACAATTTCCACTGGGCCTGCAGCCCCCTCCTTTGGCCCCTCAGCCCACTAGCAGACTCAGCAGACTGGGGAGCCCAGGCCTCCTGAGAATAGTAGTAAATACTGAACACAGTGTGTGGAGAAGAAGGCTTGGGTCTAAGTGCAGGAGGAgtggaaagaaagacagaatgtTCCAGAAAGGAAGGACAGACTCAAGAAGGTAG
- the TCF7 gene encoding transcription factor 7 isoform X8, translated as MPQLDSGGGGAGGGDDLGAPDELLAFQDEGEEQDDKIRDSAAGPERDLAELKSSLVNESEGAAGGAGIPGVPGAGAGARGEADVGAEALGREHAAQRLFPDKLPEPLEDGLKAPECTSGMYKETVYSAFNLLMHYPPPSGAGQHPQPQPPLHKANQPPHGVPQLSLYDHFNSPHPTPAPADISQKQVHRPLQTPDLSGFYSLTSGSMGQLPHTVSWFTHPSLMLGSSVPGHPAAIPHPAIVPPSGKQELQSFDRNLKTQAESKAEKEAKKPTIKKPLNAFMLYMKEMRAKVIAECTLKESAAINQILGRRWHALSREEQAKYYELARKERQLHMQLYPGWSARDNYGKKKRRSREKHQESTTDNSLHYS; from the exons ATGCCGCAGCTGGACTCAGGCGGGGGCGGCGCGGGCGGCGGCGACGACCTCGGCGCACCGGACGAGCTGCTGGCCTTCCAGGATGAGGGCGAGGAGCAGGACGACAAGATCCGCGACAGCGCCGCCGGTCCCGAGCGCGACCTCGCCGAGCTCAAGTCGTCGCTCGTGAACGAGTCCGAGGGCGCGGCCGGCGGCGCAGGGATCCCGGGGGTCCCGGGGGCCGGCGCCGGGGCCCGCGGCGAGGCCGACGTCGGGGCCGAG GCTCTCGGGCGGGAACACGCTGCGCAGAGACTCTTCCCGGACAAACTTCCAGAGCCCCTGGAGGACG GCCTGAAGGCCCCGGAGTGTACCAGCGGCATGTACAAAGAGACCGTCTACTCCGCCTTCAATCTGCTCATGCACTACCCACCCCCCTCGGGAGCAGGGCAGCACCCCCAGCCGCAGCCCCCGCTG CACAAGGCCAATCAGCCCCCCCATGGTGTCCCCCAACTCTCTCTCTACGACCATTTCAACAGcccacaccccacccctgcaCCTGCGGACATCAGCCAGAAGCAAG TTCACAGGCCTCTGCAGACCCCTGACCTCTCTGGCTTCTACTCCCTGACCTCAGGCAGCATGGGGCAGCTCCCCCACACTGTGAGCTG GTTCACCCACCCGTCCTTGATGCTAGGTTCTAGTGTACCTGGTCACCCAGCAGCCATCCCCCACCCGGCCATTGTGCCCCCCTCAGGGAAGCAGGAGCTTCAGTCCTTCGACCGCAACCT GAAGACACAAGCAGAGTCCAAGGCAGAGAAGGAGGCCAAGAAGCCAACCATCAAGAAGCCCCTCAATGCCTTCATGCTGTACATGAAGGAGATGAGAGCCAAGGTCATCGCAGAGTGCACACTTAAGGAGAGTGCTGCCATCAACCAGATCCTGGGCCGCAGG TGGCATGCGCTGTCGCGAGAAGAGCAGGCCAAGTACTATGAGCTGGCCCGCAAGGAGAGGCAGCTGCACATGCAGCTATACCCAGGCTGGTCAGCGCGGGACAACTAT gggaagaagaagaggcgGTCGAGGGAAAAGCACCAAGAATCCACCACAG ATAACTCTCTTCACTATtcctag
- the TCF7 gene encoding transcription factor 7 isoform X5, giving the protein MPQLDSGGGGAGGGDDLGAPDELLAFQDEGEEQDDKIRDSAAGPERDLAELKSSLVNESEGAAGGAGIPGVPGAGAGARGEADVGAEALGREHAAQRLFPDKLPEPLEDGLKAPECTSGMYKETVYSAFNLLMHYPPPSGAGQHPQPQPPLHKANQPPHGVPQLSLYDHFNSPHPTPAPADISQKQVHRPLQTPDLSGFYSLTSGSMGQLPHTVSWPSPPLYPLSPSCGYRQHFPAPTAAPGAPYPRFTHPSLMLGSSVPGHPAAIPHPAIVPPSGKQELQSFDRNLKTQAESKAEKEAKKPTIKKPLNAFMLYMKEMRAKVIAECTLKESAAINQILGRRWHALSREEQAKYYELARKERQLHMQLYPGWSARDNYGKKKRRSREKHQESTTDNSLHYS; this is encoded by the exons ATGCCGCAGCTGGACTCAGGCGGGGGCGGCGCGGGCGGCGGCGACGACCTCGGCGCACCGGACGAGCTGCTGGCCTTCCAGGATGAGGGCGAGGAGCAGGACGACAAGATCCGCGACAGCGCCGCCGGTCCCGAGCGCGACCTCGCCGAGCTCAAGTCGTCGCTCGTGAACGAGTCCGAGGGCGCGGCCGGCGGCGCAGGGATCCCGGGGGTCCCGGGGGCCGGCGCCGGGGCCCGCGGCGAGGCCGACGTCGGGGCCGAG GCTCTCGGGCGGGAACACGCTGCGCAGAGACTCTTCCCGGACAAACTTCCAGAGCCCCTGGAGGACG GCCTGAAGGCCCCGGAGTGTACCAGCGGCATGTACAAAGAGACCGTCTACTCCGCCTTCAATCTGCTCATGCACTACCCACCCCCCTCGGGAGCAGGGCAGCACCCCCAGCCGCAGCCCCCGCTG CACAAGGCCAATCAGCCCCCCCATGGTGTCCCCCAACTCTCTCTCTACGACCATTTCAACAGcccacaccccacccctgcaCCTGCGGACATCAGCCAGAAGCAAG TTCACAGGCCTCTGCAGACCCCTGACCTCTCTGGCTTCTACTCCCTGACCTCAGGCAGCATGGGGCAGCTCCCCCACACTGTGAGCTG GCCCAGCCCTCCTCTCTACCCCTTGTCCCCTTCCTGCGGATATAgacagcacttccctgcccccactGCAGCCCCTGGCGCCCCCTACCCCAG GTTCACCCACCCGTCCTTGATGCTAGGTTCTAGTGTACCTGGTCACCCAGCAGCCATCCCCCACCCGGCCATTGTGCCCCCCTCAGGGAAGCAGGAGCTTCAGTCCTTCGACCGCAACCT GAAGACACAAGCAGAGTCCAAGGCAGAGAAGGAGGCCAAGAAGCCAACCATCAAGAAGCCCCTCAATGCCTTCATGCTGTACATGAAGGAGATGAGAGCCAAGGTCATCGCAGAGTGCACACTTAAGGAGAGTGCTGCCATCAACCAGATCCTGGGCCGCAGG TGGCATGCGCTGTCGCGAGAAGAGCAGGCCAAGTACTATGAGCTGGCCCGCAAGGAGAGGCAGCTGCACATGCAGCTATACCCAGGCTGGTCAGCGCGGGACAACTAT gggaagaagaagaggcgGTCGAGGGAAAAGCACCAAGAATCCACCACAG ATAACTCTCTTCACTATtcctag
- the TCF7 gene encoding transcription factor 7 isoform X1, producing MPQLDSGGGGAGGGDDLGAPDELLAFQDEGEEQDDKIRDSAAGPERDLAELKSSLVNESEGAAGGAGIPGVPGAGAGARGEADVGAEALGREHAAQRLFPDKLPEPLEDGLKAPECTSGMYKETVYSAFNLLMHYPPPSGAGQHPQPQPPLHKANQPPHGVPQLSLYDHFNSPHPTPAPADISQKQVHRPLQTPDLSGFYSLTSGSMGQLPHTVSWPSPPLYPLSPSCGYRQHFPAPTAAPGAPYPRFTHPSLMLGSSVPGHPAAIPHPAIVPPSGKQELQSFDRNLKTQAESKAEKEAKKPTIKKPLNAFMLYMKEMRAKVIAECTLKESAAINQILGRRWHALSREEQAKYYELARKERQLHMQLYPGWSARDNYGKKKRRSREKHQESTTDPGSPKKCRARFGLNQQTDWCGPCRWVCPHHRSPFALSCFPDSAQFPLGLQPPPLAPQPTSRLSRLGSPGLLRIVVNTEHSVWRRRLGSKCRRSGKKDRMFQKGRTDSRR from the exons ATGCCGCAGCTGGACTCAGGCGGGGGCGGCGCGGGCGGCGGCGACGACCTCGGCGCACCGGACGAGCTGCTGGCCTTCCAGGATGAGGGCGAGGAGCAGGACGACAAGATCCGCGACAGCGCCGCCGGTCCCGAGCGCGACCTCGCCGAGCTCAAGTCGTCGCTCGTGAACGAGTCCGAGGGCGCGGCCGGCGGCGCAGGGATCCCGGGGGTCCCGGGGGCCGGCGCCGGGGCCCGCGGCGAGGCCGACGTCGGGGCCGAG GCTCTCGGGCGGGAACACGCTGCGCAGAGACTCTTCCCGGACAAACTTCCAGAGCCCCTGGAGGACG GCCTGAAGGCCCCGGAGTGTACCAGCGGCATGTACAAAGAGACCGTCTACTCCGCCTTCAATCTGCTCATGCACTACCCACCCCCCTCGGGAGCAGGGCAGCACCCCCAGCCGCAGCCCCCGCTG CACAAGGCCAATCAGCCCCCCCATGGTGTCCCCCAACTCTCTCTCTACGACCATTTCAACAGcccacaccccacccctgcaCCTGCGGACATCAGCCAGAAGCAAG TTCACAGGCCTCTGCAGACCCCTGACCTCTCTGGCTTCTACTCCCTGACCTCAGGCAGCATGGGGCAGCTCCCCCACACTGTGAGCTG GCCCAGCCCTCCTCTCTACCCCTTGTCCCCTTCCTGCGGATATAgacagcacttccctgcccccactGCAGCCCCTGGCGCCCCCTACCCCAG GTTCACCCACCCGTCCTTGATGCTAGGTTCTAGTGTACCTGGTCACCCAGCAGCCATCCCCCACCCGGCCATTGTGCCCCCCTCAGGGAAGCAGGAGCTTCAGTCCTTCGACCGCAACCT GAAGACACAAGCAGAGTCCAAGGCAGAGAAGGAGGCCAAGAAGCCAACCATCAAGAAGCCCCTCAATGCCTTCATGCTGTACATGAAGGAGATGAGAGCCAAGGTCATCGCAGAGTGCACACTTAAGGAGAGTGCTGCCATCAACCAGATCCTGGGCCGCAGG TGGCATGCGCTGTCGCGAGAAGAGCAGGCCAAGTACTATGAGCTGGCCCGCAAGGAGAGGCAGCTGCACATGCAGCTATACCCAGGCTGGTCAGCGCGGGACAACTAT gggaagaagaagaggcgGTCGAGGGAAAAGCACCAAGAATCCACCACAG ACCCTGGCTCGCCTAAGAAATGCCGTGCTCGCTTTGGCCTCAACCAGCAGACGGATTGGTGTGGTCCGTGCAGGTGGGTTTGTCCCCACCATCGTTCTCCCTTTGCTTTAAGCTGCTTCCCTGACTCTGCACAATTTCCACTGGGCCTGCAGCCCCCTCCTTTGGCCCCTCAGCCCACTAGCAGACTCAGCAGACTGGGGAGCCCAGGCCTCCTGAGAATAGTAGTAAATACTGAACACAGTGTGTGGAGAAGAAGGCTTGGGTCTAAGTGCAGGAGGAgtggaaagaaagacagaatgtTCCAGAAAGGAAGGACAGACTCAAGAAGGTAG
- the TCF7 gene encoding transcription factor 7 isoform X2 — MPQLDSGGGGAGGGDDLGAPDELLAFQDEGEEQDDKIRDSAAGPERDLAELKSSLVNESEGAAGGAGIPGVPGAGAGARGEADVGAEALGREHAAQRLFPDKLPEPLEDGLKAPECTSGMYKETVYSAFNLLMHYPPPSGAGQHPQPQPPLHKANQPPHGVPQLSLYDHFNSPHPTPAPADISQKQVHRPLQTPDLSGFYSLTSGSMGQLPHTVSWFTHPSLMLGSSVPGHPAAIPHPAIVPPSGKQELQSFDRNLKTQAESKAEKEAKKPTIKKPLNAFMLYMKEMRAKVIAECTLKESAAINQILGRRWHALSREEQAKYYELARKERQLHMQLYPGWSARDNYGKKKRRSREKHQESTTDPGSPKKCRARFGLNQQTDWCGPCRWVCPHHRSPFALSCFPDSAQFPLGLQPPPLAPQPTSRLSRLGSPGLLRIVVNTEHSVWRRRLGSKCRRSGKKDRMFQKGRTDSRR, encoded by the exons ATGCCGCAGCTGGACTCAGGCGGGGGCGGCGCGGGCGGCGGCGACGACCTCGGCGCACCGGACGAGCTGCTGGCCTTCCAGGATGAGGGCGAGGAGCAGGACGACAAGATCCGCGACAGCGCCGCCGGTCCCGAGCGCGACCTCGCCGAGCTCAAGTCGTCGCTCGTGAACGAGTCCGAGGGCGCGGCCGGCGGCGCAGGGATCCCGGGGGTCCCGGGGGCCGGCGCCGGGGCCCGCGGCGAGGCCGACGTCGGGGCCGAG GCTCTCGGGCGGGAACACGCTGCGCAGAGACTCTTCCCGGACAAACTTCCAGAGCCCCTGGAGGACG GCCTGAAGGCCCCGGAGTGTACCAGCGGCATGTACAAAGAGACCGTCTACTCCGCCTTCAATCTGCTCATGCACTACCCACCCCCCTCGGGAGCAGGGCAGCACCCCCAGCCGCAGCCCCCGCTG CACAAGGCCAATCAGCCCCCCCATGGTGTCCCCCAACTCTCTCTCTACGACCATTTCAACAGcccacaccccacccctgcaCCTGCGGACATCAGCCAGAAGCAAG TTCACAGGCCTCTGCAGACCCCTGACCTCTCTGGCTTCTACTCCCTGACCTCAGGCAGCATGGGGCAGCTCCCCCACACTGTGAGCTG GTTCACCCACCCGTCCTTGATGCTAGGTTCTAGTGTACCTGGTCACCCAGCAGCCATCCCCCACCCGGCCATTGTGCCCCCCTCAGGGAAGCAGGAGCTTCAGTCCTTCGACCGCAACCT GAAGACACAAGCAGAGTCCAAGGCAGAGAAGGAGGCCAAGAAGCCAACCATCAAGAAGCCCCTCAATGCCTTCATGCTGTACATGAAGGAGATGAGAGCCAAGGTCATCGCAGAGTGCACACTTAAGGAGAGTGCTGCCATCAACCAGATCCTGGGCCGCAGG TGGCATGCGCTGTCGCGAGAAGAGCAGGCCAAGTACTATGAGCTGGCCCGCAAGGAGAGGCAGCTGCACATGCAGCTATACCCAGGCTGGTCAGCGCGGGACAACTAT gggaagaagaagaggcgGTCGAGGGAAAAGCACCAAGAATCCACCACAG ACCCTGGCTCGCCTAAGAAATGCCGTGCTCGCTTTGGCCTCAACCAGCAGACGGATTGGTGTGGTCCGTGCAGGTGGGTTTGTCCCCACCATCGTTCTCCCTTTGCTTTAAGCTGCTTCCCTGACTCTGCACAATTTCCACTGGGCCTGCAGCCCCCTCCTTTGGCCCCTCAGCCCACTAGCAGACTCAGCAGACTGGGGAGCCCAGGCCTCCTGAGAATAGTAGTAAATACTGAACACAGTGTGTGGAGAAGAAGGCTTGGGTCTAAGTGCAGGAGGAgtggaaagaaagacagaatgtTCCAGAAAGGAAGGACAGACTCAAGAAGGTAG
- the TCF7 gene encoding transcription factor 7 isoform X6 has product MPQLDSGGGGAGGGDDLGAPDELLAFQDEGEEQDDKIRDSAAGPERDLAELKSSLVNESEGAAGGAGIPGVPGAGAGARGEADVGAEALGREHAAQRLFPDKLPEPLEDGLKAPECTSGMYKETVYSAFNLLMHYPPPSGAGQHPQPQPPLHKANQPPHGVPQLSLYDHFNSPHPTPAPADISQKQVHRPLQTPDLSGFYSLTSGSMGQLPHTVSWFTHPSLMLGSSVPGHPAAIPHPAIVPPSGKQELQSFDRNLKTQAESKAEKEAKKPTIKKPLNAFMLYMKEMRAKVIAECTLKESAAINQILGRRWHALSREEQAKYYELARKERQLHMQLYPGWSARDNYGKKKRRSREKHQESTTGGKRNAFGTYPEKAAAPAPFLPMTVL; this is encoded by the exons ATGCCGCAGCTGGACTCAGGCGGGGGCGGCGCGGGCGGCGGCGACGACCTCGGCGCACCGGACGAGCTGCTGGCCTTCCAGGATGAGGGCGAGGAGCAGGACGACAAGATCCGCGACAGCGCCGCCGGTCCCGAGCGCGACCTCGCCGAGCTCAAGTCGTCGCTCGTGAACGAGTCCGAGGGCGCGGCCGGCGGCGCAGGGATCCCGGGGGTCCCGGGGGCCGGCGCCGGGGCCCGCGGCGAGGCCGACGTCGGGGCCGAG GCTCTCGGGCGGGAACACGCTGCGCAGAGACTCTTCCCGGACAAACTTCCAGAGCCCCTGGAGGACG GCCTGAAGGCCCCGGAGTGTACCAGCGGCATGTACAAAGAGACCGTCTACTCCGCCTTCAATCTGCTCATGCACTACCCACCCCCCTCGGGAGCAGGGCAGCACCCCCAGCCGCAGCCCCCGCTG CACAAGGCCAATCAGCCCCCCCATGGTGTCCCCCAACTCTCTCTCTACGACCATTTCAACAGcccacaccccacccctgcaCCTGCGGACATCAGCCAGAAGCAAG TTCACAGGCCTCTGCAGACCCCTGACCTCTCTGGCTTCTACTCCCTGACCTCAGGCAGCATGGGGCAGCTCCCCCACACTGTGAGCTG GTTCACCCACCCGTCCTTGATGCTAGGTTCTAGTGTACCTGGTCACCCAGCAGCCATCCCCCACCCGGCCATTGTGCCCCCCTCAGGGAAGCAGGAGCTTCAGTCCTTCGACCGCAACCT GAAGACACAAGCAGAGTCCAAGGCAGAGAAGGAGGCCAAGAAGCCAACCATCAAGAAGCCCCTCAATGCCTTCATGCTGTACATGAAGGAGATGAGAGCCAAGGTCATCGCAGAGTGCACACTTAAGGAGAGTGCTGCCATCAACCAGATCCTGGGCCGCAGG TGGCATGCGCTGTCGCGAGAAGAGCAGGCCAAGTACTATGAGCTGGCCCGCAAGGAGAGGCAGCTGCACATGCAGCTATACCCAGGCTGGTCAGCGCGGGACAACTAT gggaagaagaagaggcgGTCGAGGGAAAAGCACCAAGAATCCACCACAG gaggaaaaagaaatgcattcGGTACTTACCCGGAGAAGGCCGCTGCCCCAGCCCCGTTCCTTCCGATGACAGTGCTCTAG
- the TCF7 gene encoding transcription factor 7 isoform X4, whose product MPQLDSGGGGAGGGDDLGAPDELLAFQDEGEEQDDKIRDSAAGPERDLAELKSSLVNESEGAAGGAGIPGVPGAGAGARGEADVGAEALGREHAAQRLFPDKLPEPLEDGLKAPECTSGMYKETVYSAFNLLMHYPPPSGAGQHPQPQPPLHKANQPPHGVPQLSLYDHFNSPHPTPAPADISQKQVHRPLQTPDLSGFYSLTSGSMGQLPHTVSWPSPPLYPLSPSCGYRQHFPAPTAAPGAPYPRFTHPSLMLGSSVPGHPAAIPHPAIVPPSGKQELQSFDRNLKTQAESKAEKEAKKPTIKKPLNAFMLYMKEMRAKVIAECTLKESAAINQILGRRWHALSREEQAKYYELARKERQLHMQLYPGWSARDNYGKKKRRSREKHQESTTDPGSPKKCRARFGLNQQTDWCGPCR is encoded by the exons ATGCCGCAGCTGGACTCAGGCGGGGGCGGCGCGGGCGGCGGCGACGACCTCGGCGCACCGGACGAGCTGCTGGCCTTCCAGGATGAGGGCGAGGAGCAGGACGACAAGATCCGCGACAGCGCCGCCGGTCCCGAGCGCGACCTCGCCGAGCTCAAGTCGTCGCTCGTGAACGAGTCCGAGGGCGCGGCCGGCGGCGCAGGGATCCCGGGGGTCCCGGGGGCCGGCGCCGGGGCCCGCGGCGAGGCCGACGTCGGGGCCGAG GCTCTCGGGCGGGAACACGCTGCGCAGAGACTCTTCCCGGACAAACTTCCAGAGCCCCTGGAGGACG GCCTGAAGGCCCCGGAGTGTACCAGCGGCATGTACAAAGAGACCGTCTACTCCGCCTTCAATCTGCTCATGCACTACCCACCCCCCTCGGGAGCAGGGCAGCACCCCCAGCCGCAGCCCCCGCTG CACAAGGCCAATCAGCCCCCCCATGGTGTCCCCCAACTCTCTCTCTACGACCATTTCAACAGcccacaccccacccctgcaCCTGCGGACATCAGCCAGAAGCAAG TTCACAGGCCTCTGCAGACCCCTGACCTCTCTGGCTTCTACTCCCTGACCTCAGGCAGCATGGGGCAGCTCCCCCACACTGTGAGCTG GCCCAGCCCTCCTCTCTACCCCTTGTCCCCTTCCTGCGGATATAgacagcacttccctgcccccactGCAGCCCCTGGCGCCCCCTACCCCAG GTTCACCCACCCGTCCTTGATGCTAGGTTCTAGTGTACCTGGTCACCCAGCAGCCATCCCCCACCCGGCCATTGTGCCCCCCTCAGGGAAGCAGGAGCTTCAGTCCTTCGACCGCAACCT GAAGACACAAGCAGAGTCCAAGGCAGAGAAGGAGGCCAAGAAGCCAACCATCAAGAAGCCCCTCAATGCCTTCATGCTGTACATGAAGGAGATGAGAGCCAAGGTCATCGCAGAGTGCACACTTAAGGAGAGTGCTGCCATCAACCAGATCCTGGGCCGCAGG TGGCATGCGCTGTCGCGAGAAGAGCAGGCCAAGTACTATGAGCTGGCCCGCAAGGAGAGGCAGCTGCACATGCAGCTATACCCAGGCTGGTCAGCGCGGGACAACTAT gggaagaagaagaggcgGTCGAGGGAAAAGCACCAAGAATCCACCACAG ACCCTGGCTCGCCTAAGAAATGCCGTGCTCGCTTTGGCCTCAACCAGCAGACGGATTGGTGTGGTCCGTGCAG ATAA
- the TCF7 gene encoding transcription factor 7 isoform X3 translates to MPQLDSGGGGAGGGDDLGAPDELLAFQDEGEEQDDKIRDSAAGPERDLAELKSSLVNESEGAAGGAGIPGVPGAGAGARGEADVGAEALGREHAAQRLFPDKLPEPLEDGLKAPECTSGMYKETVYSAFNLLMHYPPPSGAGQHPQPQPPLHKANQPPHGVPQLSLYDHFNSPHPTPAPADISQKQVHRPLQTPDLSGFYSLTSGSMGQLPHTVSWPSPPLYPLSPSCGYRQHFPAPTAAPGAPYPRFTHPSLMLGSSVPGHPAAIPHPAIVPPSGKQELQSFDRNLKTQAESKAEKEAKKPTIKKPLNAFMLYMKEMRAKVIAECTLKESAAINQILGRRWHALSREEQAKYYELARKERQLHMQLYPGWSARDNYGKKKRRSREKHQESTTGGKRNAFGTYPEKAAAPAPFLPMTVL, encoded by the exons ATGCCGCAGCTGGACTCAGGCGGGGGCGGCGCGGGCGGCGGCGACGACCTCGGCGCACCGGACGAGCTGCTGGCCTTCCAGGATGAGGGCGAGGAGCAGGACGACAAGATCCGCGACAGCGCCGCCGGTCCCGAGCGCGACCTCGCCGAGCTCAAGTCGTCGCTCGTGAACGAGTCCGAGGGCGCGGCCGGCGGCGCAGGGATCCCGGGGGTCCCGGGGGCCGGCGCCGGGGCCCGCGGCGAGGCCGACGTCGGGGCCGAG GCTCTCGGGCGGGAACACGCTGCGCAGAGACTCTTCCCGGACAAACTTCCAGAGCCCCTGGAGGACG GCCTGAAGGCCCCGGAGTGTACCAGCGGCATGTACAAAGAGACCGTCTACTCCGCCTTCAATCTGCTCATGCACTACCCACCCCCCTCGGGAGCAGGGCAGCACCCCCAGCCGCAGCCCCCGCTG CACAAGGCCAATCAGCCCCCCCATGGTGTCCCCCAACTCTCTCTCTACGACCATTTCAACAGcccacaccccacccctgcaCCTGCGGACATCAGCCAGAAGCAAG TTCACAGGCCTCTGCAGACCCCTGACCTCTCTGGCTTCTACTCCCTGACCTCAGGCAGCATGGGGCAGCTCCCCCACACTGTGAGCTG GCCCAGCCCTCCTCTCTACCCCTTGTCCCCTTCCTGCGGATATAgacagcacttccctgcccccactGCAGCCCCTGGCGCCCCCTACCCCAG GTTCACCCACCCGTCCTTGATGCTAGGTTCTAGTGTACCTGGTCACCCAGCAGCCATCCCCCACCCGGCCATTGTGCCCCCCTCAGGGAAGCAGGAGCTTCAGTCCTTCGACCGCAACCT GAAGACACAAGCAGAGTCCAAGGCAGAGAAGGAGGCCAAGAAGCCAACCATCAAGAAGCCCCTCAATGCCTTCATGCTGTACATGAAGGAGATGAGAGCCAAGGTCATCGCAGAGTGCACACTTAAGGAGAGTGCTGCCATCAACCAGATCCTGGGCCGCAGG TGGCATGCGCTGTCGCGAGAAGAGCAGGCCAAGTACTATGAGCTGGCCCGCAAGGAGAGGCAGCTGCACATGCAGCTATACCCAGGCTGGTCAGCGCGGGACAACTAT gggaagaagaagaggcgGTCGAGGGAAAAGCACCAAGAATCCACCACAG gaggaaaaagaaatgcattcGGTACTTACCCGGAGAAGGCCGCTGCCCCAGCCCCGTTCCTTCCGATGACAGTGCTCTAG